One Dryobates pubescens isolate bDryPub1 chromosome 33, bDryPub1.pri, whole genome shotgun sequence DNA window includes the following coding sequences:
- the HES4 gene encoding LOW QUALITY PROTEIN: transcription factor HES-4 (The sequence of the model RefSeq protein was modified relative to this genomic sequence to represent the inferred CDS: deleted 3 bases in 2 codons), producing the protein MPADTGMEKPTASPIAGAPANASHTPDKPRSASEHRKSSKPIMEKRRRARINESLGQLKTLILDALKKDSSRHSKLEKADILEMTVKHLRNLQRVQMTAALSADPTVLGKYRAGFNECMNEVTRFLSTCEGVNTDVRTRLLSHLSACLGQIVAMNYLPPPPPPPPPSSQPAHLPQQPLHVQLPPAAAGAVPVPCKLNPAEALSPKVYGGFQLVPATDGQFAFLIPNPAFPPNSGPVIPLYANANVPASTGGGGRQQQQLCHPIGIPGAGVDIIWGQIVPASQAGSPIGERSESVWRPW; encoded by the exons ATGCCCGCCGATACGGGCATGGAGAAACCGACCGCCTCACCCATCGCGGGTGCACCGGCCAACGCCAGCCACACACCGGATAAACCCCGGAGCGCCAGCGAGCACCGGAAG TCCTCCAAGCCTATCATGGAGAAACGGCGCCGGGCACGGATCAATGAGAGCTTGGGGCAGCTGAAGACCCTCATCTTGGATGCGCTCAAGAAGGAT agctctcgGCACTCCAAGCTGGAGAAGGCAGACATCCTGGAGATGACCGTCAAGCACCTCCGAAACCTCCAGCGGGTGCAGATGACAG ctgctctcagcgCCGACCCCACCGTCCTTGGCAAGTACCGAGCTGGATTCAACGAGTGCATGAACGAGGTGACACGGTTCTTGTCCACCTGCGAAGGGGTCAACACCGACGTGCGCACCCGCCTGCTCAGTCACCTCTCGGCTTGTCTGGGTCAGATCGTGGCCATGAACTACTTGCCGCctccaccgccgccgccgccaccctCCAGCCAGCCTGCACATCTGCCACAGCAACCCCTGCACGTCCAGCTGCCCCCCGCAGCAGCCGGGGCCGTGCCCGTGCCCTGCAAACTGAACCCTGCTGAAGCTTTGTCCCCCAAGGTCTACGGCGGCTTCCAGCTCGTCCCTGCTACCGACGGCCAGTTTGCTTTCCTCATCCCCAACCCGGCCTTTCCTCCCAACTCTGGACCAGTTATTCCCCTCTACGCCAACGCCAACGTCCCGGCGTCcacgggcggcggcggc cggcagcagcagcagctctgccaccccaTCGGCATCCCCGGTGCAGGGGTTGACATCATTTGGGGGCAG ATTGTTCCAGCGTCCCAGGCGGGAAGCCCTATCGGAGAGCGCAGTGAATCAGTCTGGAGGCCTTGGTGA